The sequence below is a genomic window from Brachyhypopomus gauderio isolate BG-103 chromosome 5, BGAUD_0.2, whole genome shotgun sequence.
ACACCGGGCACTTATTTACACTATATCTTTTCATGTACAAATAATTCAATCAATTAAGATACTTGGATCCTTGAATCTCACCTTTTCTCTCAGACCCATGATCAGTGTCGTCTTTTGTTTCTTGGTCAGAATCTCTGGTACAATCTTTGTTACGAGTTCAATATACTCCTCCAGTTTTTTAAAATGCTCTAATTTCTGCTGCTGAACAACTCGCCACATGAAGGCAGACATCAGGCGTATTGGAGGAACCACCAGGCGCAAGGACCACATTGGAAGAGCAGAACCTGaaccacacaggacacacatcagaaccacatcAGTCAAACACTATAGACATTATGGTAGCTAAACTTAAAAGCCTAAGTAATGTTTTTCAGGATGTACCAGGGTATTTTATTAGGATATTAAAGTTGCTACATCAAGAGGAAGCTGTCACAACGCCCTCGGGTCGTTAACAGAAGTATGAATATCACCAAATGTAATGTTACTGTACAATAACCTGCAGTAggtaaatacacaaacacaactgCTGAGCCCATATGCTACTCAGGGTAGCTCGTTAGCTAATATAGCTATCTACTTTATTCCATTTTAGATGCACATGGAAATAATAACAGCATAGTTATCACTTGAATGTTTAATGGGCATACCCATGTTGGTTccgtgtgtgtttctgaaagGTTTATCCTAAGCTAATGATATGTGAAAGCTCGGACAGCTACAGTGAGACACTGGCTACAAAAACCACATAAACTCTTGTTTTATTTCTACTAGTTCCCAAACCAGCGTACTGAGCACTACTGCCATCTAGTGAGCTGGAGCAGCGCTCCCTCCATTCATTCTGACTGTTATGGTTGAATTTTCCCTGCACTAGTTCAGTTGTAGATCCTCATAATTGATGTCTGCATCCAAGTGGATTAGGACAGGGATAAACAACTCATTTTAAACTGCATAAGATACAGAACTGGGATGAATGACTGGGGTATCGTATATTGGTACCTGTCCCAGTAGGTTTGACCGATGTATATCATTCTGattcattattttaaataaaccaCAAACACTACTTTCATTTGAGTTAAGAACCTAATTGCTGGTGAACATACAATGTCTCAAGCACAATTTACTTGTATACAATTTACTTATATACGAAAAGCATACTGTTAAGATGAATAGCATTGGTAGGCTACTCTAAAGTACATAGACATTTTTCTAGCAGTTACTGTATAGCTCTGCCAGGAAGCTGACTTTGGGTCAGAACTGCATGTCCCAGCAGGTGATACACACCTTCAGATGGACAAATATCTCTTTAGACATCTTCAATTGCTttggtacccccccccccccccccccgcccggaAGCCATGTGTTGAAAGAGGGTCTTGCCTTACCACTTGTGATTATGCACAGTTCACAGAAGACAGTCAAACcagttattttatttaaaaaaatatattctaTTTGAAGTTGTATTTGGAAAGATATTTAGTATTAATACTTTATTACCAAGTATCAAGTGCAACTAAGGGTTTGTTTATACTTTAGTTGCTACAGTCTATGGGTTTAATGCACTTATCGATGCCGTGTACACCTGGTGGTATTTTTACCATTTGGAAGCACAGCAAAAGGTGGTACAATGGATAAAGCAGTCAAAACAACGGCAGAAATTCCTCCGTAACACATACCAAAGAAGGCACACTGCAAAGAGAAGACGTCTCCGAATCCAGCTGTTGTTACTGTTCTCTGCTCTCTAACGACACATGTTGTGATATCACGTCCTCTGTTGGGTAAACTGCCTTTGTTTCGTATTGTGTTCATACTTCAAACAAACCATGCCAGAATTCATTTAGAAATCAACAGACACTCACCTGCTCATTCTTACTGGACTCACATTAACAGAGAAATCGCAAAACTACCAAGTCTGAACACACCCTAAAATGTATACTTTCACATGAGATTTAAATACCCTCCAAGTGAATTCAGATGGCGGCTTTCACAGAGAACTCCATTTAGTAGCAAAAATGGCTATATTTATATACCCCATTGCTCCAATTTCATTTCAGTGATACATGCCACACCCAAGAAATATCTTATCTTTGAAAATAATATTCTTGGATATAGAACATCTTCAAAACCCTGTAAGAGGCACTATTCACATCTACTTTGAGGGAgtttcaatattttttattgttgtttccAAGACTCACACACATGTTGACATTCAACATTCACCACATAATCACAATATTCAGATAAAACATAAGGCCAGCACTTATTGCTCAATCATATAACCATTTGCATTTGGTCAACACCACATATGAGCAATGTCCTTAACTGAAGTATGTACTTCTGTTTACGAGGCCATCCCCCCCCGCACCTCGTAGTCGTCGCAGAGACGCCGCTAGTGTCCCGCGTCGTGACTCTGCATGTGTCTGCTCAAGTGTGTGCGGCGCGTGTAGCTCTTCTGACAGAGCGTGCAGGGGAACGGCTTCATCCCCGTGTGCGTGTACATGTGCTTGCTCCAGTCGTACCTCCGCGCGAAGGTCCTCTCGCACTGGAGACACGCGAACGGCCGCTCGCCCGTGTGGACGCGTTTGTGCGCCGTCAGGTGGCTGGAGACCACGAACTTCTTATCGCAGACGTCGCAGCGGTACGGCTTCTCGCCCGTGTGGCTGCGAAGGTGCACCTGCAGGTCGCCGGCCGAGACGAAGCCCTTGCCGCACTGCCGGCAGACGTAGGGCTTCTCGCCCGTGTGGATGCGCACGTGGATGTTGAGGTTGCCCAGCAGCGAGAAGCACTTGCCGCAGTACGGACACATGTGCGGACGCTCCCCGGTGTGGCATCGCATGTGCGACCTCAGCTGCACCTTCCCGAAGAAACGCTTCCCGCACTGCGCGCAGAGCAGCGACTTCTCGCCCGTGTGGTTGGCCAGGTGCGCCAGCAGGCTGCCCCGCACCACGAAGCACTTCCCGCACCGGTCGCACTGGTGCGGCCGGTACTCCGGGTGCGTCTTCAGGTGCGCCCTGAGGTCGCCGAGCGCCTCGAACGTCTCGGCGCAGAAGCGGCACCGGCCTGGCTCGCGCTCCCGCCGCTTCGGCCGCGGCGGGGTTGGCGGTTTCGTCTCGTGCTTCCTCTGGTGCATCACCCTGGCGCGGTACGACCCGAACGTCAGGTCGCATTTGTCGCAGGGGTAGGCGCCGCTCGCCGAGGGAGCGGCGTGCTCGCGTCTGTGGGCGACCAGGCCCGTGAGACTCTGGAACGGCTTCCCGCACTCGGGGCATTTGTACATGCGCGACACCTTGTGGGTCCTCTGGTGGGAATACCAGTTGGAGAGAGACTTGAACGCTGCCCCACACTTGATGCACTTGTGAGTCCTCATCCTGCAGCTCTTCTGCCGGTGGACAGCCAGGAGCTTGGAGTCCCTGAACACCTGTCCACACTCACAGCATTTGGGTGTGGACAGACTGCCGTGACTCTGCTGGTGTTTGAGAAGCTCAGAGCGGTACACGAAAGGCGCGTCACACTCATGACACTTATACAAGGCCCCGCCAAGGTGGTTAGAACCTTTCAAAGGCGTTTTTACAGAGGAGTCAAGTGACAAGTGATTACTGGCACGCCGGGGAGATCCACATGGCTCAGACACATCtgtaagaagaaagaaaaaaattgtgagaacattttaaaaagttTATAAATACTTAAAAACAAGACCAAATATTGCCTTTTGTCCTGCAAATCTTTTACAATCTTTTTGTTTAAAACAATACCAACACgtttttaaatgatttaaaatTATTTCTTGAGCCAGTGAAGGGATAGAAACTAGTGAGGAAGCCTTATTGTTAACCAAGATCCAGGGAAACCTTGAAACCGGGGGCTTGCGCAAAAAAGAATGAATTTAGGACATTTAGAATCATCGATCTTTCAATCAATCCATTAAGCaatgaataaaaaatgaaataagaTACTCACTTTTCTGAATATCCCTGGTTGAAGAGGAAACGCCTGATGGAGCTGCAACGTTCCTGTTAGACACGACAAAGATTGCATTAGCTCGATCTTTTCTTTCAACATTACACTCATGGCTGATAGCAGGCATAAGGTTTTATAGACTTACTGCTGTGGTTCGCTGGGGTTTGTGCATCCCTCTTGCTTGTTATCTTTGGTTGCTACAGA
It includes:
- the LOC143514075 gene encoding uncharacterized protein LOC143514075; this encodes MRTGLQSNTCGSCVVETPTKVWRNTMGSAPAMSSLRLLVPPLRLMSAFMWQTAQRQSVEHYGKLEEFVSLVTKLVPDVLTSRQKATLVMGLRAKMILEMCRGELPADHQTVKSHVHRIQSSHSSKVSESEVENLQASLLKLVLGLLEDPVKKDHFFQEVYPLEYGPDFDKALQVLVGHFLSRLEQLLPVPNFKQTSSLLGSCRWEWSDCVESVCRTETLQPLMQTGFCGTLGDNALPSIVEDRIISSLSLPPLTNVVPCSQRFDQSQPSQSSLSPLQSTQDAGLHFAGTAVTEHPKDHQTPSANHVAAEEDAERQRFEREIKEAIKHLEKESELSAQTAPSLSSKMGGVRTPGVAGSGGSDSAPAVVGTTVRKPKVLIPRVALTKITLPLELSRSVATKDNKQEGCTNPSEPQQNVAAPSGVSSSTRDIQKNVSEPCGSPRRASNHLSLDSSVKTPLKGSNHLGGALYKCHECDAPFVYRSELLKHQQSHGSLSTPKCCECGQVFRDSKLLAVHRQKSCRMRTHKCIKCGAAFKSLSNWYSHQRTHKVSRMYKCPECGKPFQSLTGLVAHRREHAAPSASGAYPCDKCDLTFGSYRARVMHQRKHETKPPTPPRPKRREREPGRCRFCAETFEALGDLRAHLKTHPEYRPHQCDRCGKCFVVRGSLLAHLANHTGEKSLLCAQCGKRFFGKVQLRSHMRCHTGERPHMCPYCGKCFSLLGNLNIHVRIHTGEKPYVCRQCGKGFVSAGDLQVHLRSHTGEKPYRCDVCDKKFVVSSHLTAHKRVHTGERPFACLQCERTFARRYDWSKHMYTHTGMKPFPCTLCQKSYTRRTHLSRHMQSHDAGH